One window of the Megalops cyprinoides isolate fMegCyp1 chromosome 2, fMegCyp1.pri, whole genome shotgun sequence genome contains the following:
- the shha gene encoding sonic hedgehog protein A has protein sequence MDEMLLLTRIVLVGFVCLSFVSSGLACGPGRGYGRRRHPKKLTPLAYKQFIPNVAEKTLGASGRYEGKITRNSERFKELTPNYNPDIIFKDEENTGADRLMTQRCKDKLNSLAISVMNQWPGVKLRVTEGWDEDGHHFEESLHYEGRAVDITTSDRDKSKYGTLSRLAVEAGFDWVYYESKAHIHCSVKAENSVAAKSGGCFPGSASVTLKDGSRKLVKDLRIGDMVMAADSEGKLVYSEFIMFVDQDVETRRVFYVIETKEPSRKITLTAAHLLFVVNNTTDRFDTMTATFASNVKPGQKVFIVDDVHNQLKAVTVERIYMEEYEGSFAPVTAQGTIVVDQVLASCYAVIEDHKLAHWAFAPVRLSHGLTSLLFPKDYSMSNGTFQENGVHWYSKILYQIGTWVLDSDSLHPLGMSINSS, from the exons ATGGACGAAATGCTGCTGTTAACACGAATTGTGCTAGTAGGTTTCGTCTGCTTGTCCTTCGTGTCCTCTGGGTTGGCTTGTGGACCAGGCAGGGGCTACGGAAGGAGAAGACACCCGAAGAAACTGACACCTTTAGCTTACAAGCAGTTCATTCCCAACGTTGCAGAGAAGACCCTTGGGGCCAGTGGCAGATATGAAGGCAAGATCACTAGGAACTCTGAGAGATTTAAGGAGCTGACTCCCAATTACAATCCTGACATTATCTTTAAGGATGAAGAAAACACTGGCGCTGACAGGCTTATGACACAG agatgCAAGGACAAGCTGAATTCGTTGGCCATCTCAGTCATGAACCAGTGGCCTGGAGTTAAACTAAGGGTGACAGAGGGCTGGGACGAAGATGGACACCATTTCGAAGAGTCTTTACACTATGAGGGAAGGGCCGTGGACATCACTACCTCTGACAGAGACAAAAGCAAATACGGCACACTGTCCAGGCTTGCGGTGGAGGCTGGATTCGACTGGGTCTATTATGAATCTAAAGCCCATATCCATTGTTCAGTCAAAGCAG AAAACTCGGTTGCTGCTAAATCTGGGGGCTGCTTCCCAGGCTCAGCTTCAGTGACTCTCAAAGATGGAAGTAGGAAGCTGGTCAAAGATCTTAGAATTGGCGACATGGTGATGGCCGCGGACAGTGAGGGGAAGCTCGTGTATAGTGAGTTCATTATGTTCGTGGACCAAGACGTAGAAACAAGAAGAGTGTTCTATGTCATAGAGACGAAAGAACCATCCAGAAAAATAACCCTGACCGCTGCTCATCTCCTCTTTGTTGTGAACAACACAACGGATCGTTTCGACACCATGACCGCGACGTTTGCCAGCAACGTCAAACCCGGACAGAAGGTGTTCATTGTAGATGACGTGCACAACCAACTGAAGGCAGTCACCGTGGAAAGGATTTACATGGAAGAATACGAAGGCTCATTTGCTCCGGTCACCGCTCAAGGAACCATTGTTGTTGACCAGGTACTTGCATCCTGCTACGCGGTAATAGAAGACCACAAGTTGGCGCACTGGGCCTTCGCACCTGTCAGGCTGAGCCACGGACTGACGTCATTATTATTTCCGAAAGACTATTCAATGTCGAACGGCACGTTTCAGGAAAACGGTGTCCACTGGTACTCGAAGATTCTATATCAAATAGGAACGTGGGTTCTGGACAGCGACTCTCTTCATCCACTGGGGATGTCAATAAACTCAAGTTGA